A part of Miscanthus floridulus cultivar M001 chromosome 6, ASM1932011v1, whole genome shotgun sequence genomic DNA contains:
- the LOC136456518 gene encoding phosphatidylglycerophosphate phosphatase PTPMT2-like → MRICELGDGDGGLVWQQEQQEGVQEASGGGELVRLKAKRALVGAGARVLFYPTLLYNVLRNRFEADFRWWDRVDQFILLGAVPFPSDVPQLKQLGVQGVVTLNEPYETLVPTSLYQANEIEHLVIPTRDYLFAPSVEDISQAIDFIHWNALQGRTTYVHCKAGRGRSTTIVLCYLIKYRNMTPEAALDHVRSIRPRVLLAPSQWHAVSSFGTLTTGQLPVRSTNLGCFLEAIEARHTNTENDDYHVMEFDCEDSGLLLSQIMLSKPASPTGCTDAVLITEADLEGYDTYIGTRKDAVLLVVATRRPIMKRLSCLFGSLKLNNSNCEPASSRFTEVRAC, encoded by the exons ATGAGGATCTGCGAATTGGGAGACGGTGACGGGGGCCTGGTGtggcagcaggagcagcaggagGGGGTTCAGGAGGCGAGCGGTGGCGGCGAGCTCGTTCGGCTTAAGGCGAAGCGCGCGCTCGTCGGCGCCGGCGCGAGGGTGCTGTTCTACCCGACGTTGCTCTACAACGTCTTGCGCAACCGGTTCGAGGCGGACTTCCGGTGGTGGGATCGCGTCGACCAG TTTATTTTGCTTGGCGCTGTTCCTTTTCCAAGTGATGTTCCGCAATTGAAGCAGCTTGGAGTTCAAGGGGTTGTAACGTTGAATGAACCTTATGaaactcttgtcccaacatcTTTATATCAG GCGAATGAGATTGAGCACCTGGTAATTCCAACAAGAGATTACCTCTTTGCACCTTCAGTCGAGGATATTTCTCAAGCCATAGATTTCATCCACT GGAATGCATTACAAGGCCGTACTACGTATGTTCATTGTAAAGCTGGAAGAGGACGAAGCACCACTATTGTATTGTGCTACTTG ATTAAATACAGGAACATGACCCCTGAAGCAGCTTTGGATCATGTCCGATCCATTAGGCCTAGAGTGCTTTTGGCACCATCGCAGTGGCAT GCTGTTAGCTCATTTGGAACTCTCACCACTGGACAACTTCCGGTACGGAGTACAAACCTGGGCTGTTTCCTAGAAGCCATTGAAGCTCGCCATACGAACACAGAAAATGATGATTACCACGTGATGGAGTTTGACTGCGAAGATAGTGGCTTATTACTTTCTCAAATTATGCTATCTAAGCCAGCCAGCCCCACTGGGTGCACCGATGCAGTCCTCATAACTGAAGCAGATCTTGAGGGCTATGATACTTATATTGGTACTAGGAAAGATGCCGTGTTGTTGGTAGTTGCCACTCGCAGGCCCATCATGAAAAGATTGTCCTGCCTCTTTGGCTCCCTGAAACTTAACAACAGCAATTGTGAACCAGCTTCAAGCCGGTTCACTGAGGTTCGCGCCTGCTAG
- the LOC136456513 gene encoding endoribonuclease YBEY, chloroplastic-like, translating to MFRTNQNWTSQTNQPKTLSSNLLLPPSRRHTTGGTAMARIVSRALPFASRSSLHLPPPPPFPGAALPLPPAAGAALAASLLSWRGHTGTPEPSIAAPPPFAGFLAGIRGFRKGRRGQASAKRSQPQDAPPPPPPPPPKESEIELIARIGVEEDMPDDPEVLNIVEILKLNVPMAMKIALDGLLDSSYSTRDTSISDVGKYDKVEVSVLLCNGNFIQDLNKEWRGEDCTTDMLSMSQYIPDLDVPILMLGDIVISVEAAARQAEEKCVTLLDEVRVLVVRGILHLLGFHHESSNEAAAELEKEEHLILKSLRWKGKGLAKSALDSSKPQTDSLDGQVTNGLKKAGSLRFYKPKFKYIFCDMDGTLLNSKSQVTARNAEALREARSRGVNIVIATGKARSAVIDALSMVDLSGRTGIVSESSPGVFLQGLLVYGLEGRQLYKRNLDQEVCREALLYSLENKIPLVAFSQDHCYSMFDHPLVDCLHYIYHEPKAKIVPTIDELLETAEIQKVLFLETPEGISSALRPYWAKAIEGRAHVVQAQPDMLELVPPATSKGNGVKILLNHLSISPDEVMAIGDGENDIEMLQLASFGVALANGSDKTKAVANVIGATNDEDGVAQAIYEYAF from the exons ATGTTCCGTACGAATCAAAATTGGACGAGCCAAACAAACCAACCAAAAACCCTCTCTTCcaacctcctcctccctccctcccgccGCCACACGACCGGGGGCACGGCCATGGCGCGGATCGTGTCACGCGCGCTCCCGTTCGCCTCGCGCTCGTCCCTCCACctcccgccaccgccgcccttcCCCGGCGCGGCGCTGCCCCTGCCCCCCGCTGCCGGGGCTGCACTCGCGGCCTCGCTGCTCTCCTGGCGCGGGCACACGGGCACCCCTGAGCCCTCGATagcggcgccgccgccgttcgCAGGGTTCCTCGCTGGAATCCGCGGGTTCCGCAAGGGACGGCGCGGACAGGCGTCGGCGAAGCGGTCGCAGCCTCAGGACGcaccgccgcccccgcccccacctCCGCCGAAGGAGAGCGAGATCGAGCTCATCGCTCGCATCGGCGTCGAGGAGGACATGCCCGACGACCCAGAAGTGCTG AACATTGTAGAAATCCTAAAGTTAAATGTCCCAATGGCAATGAAGATTGCACTTGATGGACTTCTGGATTCCAGCTACAGCACCCGAGATACATCAATAAGTGATGTTGGGAAGTATGATAAGGTTGAGGTTTCTGTATTGCTTTGCAATGGTAACTTCATCCAAGATCTTAACAAAGAATGGAGAGGCGAGGACTGCACTACTGATATGCTCTCGATGTCCCAGTACATTCCAGATCTTGATGTTCCCATT CTAATGTTAGGTGATATAGTAATATCTGTTGAGGCAGCTGCAAGGCAAGCTGAGGAGAAATGTGTTACACTTCTTGATGAAGTGCGGGTTCTAGTG GTTCGTGGCATATTGCATCTTCTTGGTTTTCATCACGAGTCGAGCAATGAGGCTGCAGCAGAATTGGAGAAGGAGGAGCATCTCATTTTAAAAAGTCTAAGGTGGAAAGGAAAAGGTCTAGCTAAGAGTGCTCTGGATTCAAGCAAGCCTCAAACAGATTCATTGGATG GGCAAGTGACAAATGGTCTGAAGAAAGCTGGCAGCCTAAGATTTTACAAACCAAAATTCAAATATATTTTTTGTGATATGGATG GCACGCTGCTCAACAGTAAAAGTCAAGTTACAGCAAGGAATGCAGAAGCTCTAAGAGAAGCCAGGTCAAGAGGCGTAAACATAGTTATTGCCACTGGAAAG GCACGTTCTGCTGTAATTGATGCTCTTAGTATGGTGGACTTATCTGGAAGAACTGGCATTGTTTCAGAATCATCGCCTGGTGTATTCCTTCAG GGTCTGTTGGTTTATGGTTTGGAAGGGAGACAGCTTTATAAAAGAAATTTGGACCAAGAAGTATGTAGAGAG GCACTCTTATATTCTTTGGAGAACAAGATACCATTAGTAGCATTTAGTCAGGATCATTGTTATTCTATGTTTGACCACCCTTTGGTCGATTGTCTCCATTACATATACCATGAACCAAAG GCTAAAATAGTGCCGACTATTGATGAGCTTTTAGAAACAGCTGAGATACAG AAAGTATTGTTCCTTGAAACTCCTGAGGGAATTTCGTCTGCATTGAGACCGTACTGGGCAAAGGCGATAGAGGGAAGGGCCCATGTTGTTCAGGCACAACCTGATATGCTTGAACTTGTACCACCTGCAACTTCGAAAGGCAATGGTGTGAAGATTCTGTTGAACCACCTTTCCATTAGTCCGGATGAG GTAATGGCAATTGGTGATGGAGAAAATGACATTGAAATGCTGCAACTTGCTTCGTTTGGTGTTGCCCTTGCAAATGGATCTGATAAGACTAAAGCAGTGGCAAATGTAATTGGCGCTACtaatgatgaagatggagttgcaCAGGCTATTTATGAATATGCCTTCTAA
- the LOC136456519 gene encoding protein OXIDATIVE STRESS 3-like, with the protein MGGFSGATGLAVYREEDDEELFETSSSISGDSDDEEDQFSDGEGAGALEHQFTQQSQQPVRRLNSDSLYDLSSMMAQLPVKKGLSKYYDGKSQSFACMSEVRCLEDLRKKETPYKKMKASRSYVALDEEQDCHMPGPNNRAPGSSCANLVARNNSKNMLYRPPPIPVNKSGYHQ; encoded by the exons ATGGGCGGATTCAGCGGCGCTACAGGTCTCGCGGTGTACCGCGAAGAAGACGATGAGGAGCTGTTCGAGACATCGTCTTCGATCTCcggcgactccgacgatgaggagGACCAGTTCTCCGATGGGGAGGGCGCCGGAGCTCTGGAGCACCAGTTTACGCAGCAATCGCAGCAGCCGGTGCGGAGATTGAATTCTGACAGCCTCTACGATCTGTCGTCTATGATGGCACAGCTCCCTGTCAA GAAAGGGCTATCCAAATACTATGACGGCAAGTCTCAATCGTTCGCGTGTATGTCTGAGGTGAGGTGCCTGGAAGATCTGCGCAAGAAAGAGACACCCTACAAGAAGATGAAGGCATCCAGGAGTTATGTGGCATTAGACGAAGAGCAGGACTGTCATATGCCCGGTCCTAACAACAGGGCACCCGGAAGTTCTTGCGCAAACCTGGTGGCCCGGAACAACAGCAAAAACATGCTCTACAGACCTCCCCCAATCCCTGTAAACAAAAGTGGATACCATCAGTAG